The Miscanthus floridulus cultivar M001 chromosome 7, ASM1932011v1, whole genome shotgun sequence genome includes a region encoding these proteins:
- the LOC136468041 gene encoding nicotinate N-methyltransferase 1-like, producing the protein MPPPSAAAAAAAVGAARDDMSPAEARLAMMELANMLSVPMALTAVIRLGVPDAIWAGGANAPLSASEILPAGHPDPSVLERLLRLLASRGVFSESTSTSEDRTTTTTTRRFALTAVGRTLVPEGDSGASYADYVLQHHQDALVAAWPRLHEAVLDPRGPEPFARANAGVPAYAYYGKDREANQVMLRAMTGVSEPFMDALLDGYGADDGGGFRGVATLVDVGGSSGACLEMIMRRVPTIKEGINFDLPDVVADAPPIAGVRHVGGDMFKSIPSGDAIFMKWVLTTWTNDECTTILRNCHAALPDGGKLVACEPVVPEQTDTTTRTRALLENDIFVMATYRTQGRERSEEEFRHLGLAAGFTGFRAIYLDPFYAVLEYTK; encoded by the exons AtgccgccgccgtccgccgccgccgcagccgcagccgtcgGCGCCGCGAGGGACGACATGTCCCCAGCGGAGGCCCGGCTGGCGATGATGGAGCTGGCGAACATGTTGTCGGTCCCCATGGCGCTGACGGCCGTGATCCGGCTGGGCGTCCCCGACGCGATATGGGCGGGCGGCGCCAACGCGCCGCTGTCGGCGTCCGAGATCCTCCCGGCGGGCCACCCGGACCCGTCGGTCCTGGAGCGTCTCCTCCGCCTGCTGGCGTCCCGCGGCGTCTTCTCCGAGTCCACGTCCACGTCGGAGGACCGGACGACGACTACAACGACGCGGCGGTTCGCGCTCACCGCGGTGGGCCGCACACTGGTTCCCGAGGGCGACTCGGGCGCGTCGTACGCCGACTACGTGCTGCAGCACCACCAGGACGCgctggtggcggcgtggccgCGGCTGCACGAGGCCGTGCTGGACCCGCGCGGGCCCGAGCCGTTCGCGCGCGCCAACGCCGGTGTCCCCGCCTACGCCTACTACGGCAAGGACAGGGAAGCTAACCAGGTGATGCTCCGCGCCATGACGGGGGTCTCCGAGCCCTTCATGGACGCCCTCCTCGACGGCTACGgcgccgacgacggcggcgggtTCCGCGGCGTCGCCACGCTCGTCGACGTCGGGGGAAGCTCCGGCGCCTGCCTCGAGATGATCATGCGCAGGGTCCCCACCATCAAGGAGGGGATCAACTTCGACCTACCCGACGTCGTCGCCGACGCACCGCCCATCGCCG GAGTGAGGCATGTTGGCGGAGATATGTTCAAGTCCATCCCCTCTGGTGATGCCATCTTCATGAAG TGGGTTCTGACGACGTGGACCAACGACGAGTGCACGACCATCCTGAGGAACTGCCACGCCGCGCTGCCGGATGGCGGCAAGCTGGTGGCCTGCGAGCCGGTGGTGCCGGAGCAGACGGACACCACCACCAGGACGAGGGCGCTGCTGGAGAACGACATCTTCGTCATGGCCACCTACCGGACGCAGGGGAGGGAGCGCTCCGAGGAGGAgttccgccacctcggcctcgccGCCGGCTTCACAGGCTTCCGCGCCATCTACCTCGACCCCTTCTATGCAGTCCTCGAGTATACCAAGTGA
- the LOC136468042 gene encoding uncharacterized protein translates to MVCVACLLPLFLIPVVNALPYLIDLIISKVYRLFGWEYRRPERVPPACPYKPAAQKNDEGASESKPLVNPHGAAAEDKKEE, encoded by the exons ATG GTCTGCGTCGCGTGCCTGCTGCCGCTCTTCCTGATCCCGGTGGTCAACGCCCTCCCTTACCTCATCGACCTCATCATC AGCAAGGTGTATCGGCTATTTGGATGGGAGTACCGGAGACCTGAAAGAGTCCCGCCTGCTTGTCCTTACAAGCCTGCAGCTCAGAAGAACGATGAG GGTGCGAGTGAATCAAAACCCTTAGTCAATCCACATGGTGCTGCGGCAGAAGATAAGAAAGAGGAATAA